Part of the Citrus sinensis cultivar Valencia sweet orange chromosome 2, DVS_A1.0, whole genome shotgun sequence genome, taataatttaataaagggTCATCATCagagaattaaattaattaccaagAGACATGTCGAATCCACGGGATTTGAGCTCGCGATATTCTTGACACAAGGCGCACAACTCgcagaaaacatgaaccaagCAATCCCCGCAAGGGCTGTCTTTTAACATATACTGGTGCCTCATTTTAGATCGATAGCCGCACGAGAGTAAGCAAGAGCAGCCTGTCAGCCAagctattataaaataaagtgcGCAGTTCACACCACAAGCTGCATGCAGAACAATTTTGTGACCAATCACATTAGTAAATCtatagaatttaataaaatcaactaAAGCTAAAAACTATATGTATAGTTACTTTTGGGAACAGATCACTTACAAGAAGATCCTTGGTCAACAATCTCAGCAATTCGACCAAAAGTGATCCAGGGACACCAATATGTCAAGCAAcctgttaattaattcaaagaaacaaacaaattaattaattaaaactttcAGTAGCTAGCCTCGATCTGTTCTTCATCAGCATACGTAAATTTGTAGTCACAATATACTACTGCTAACTAGCTGGTATGTGTCAGTATCAGGTACGTCAATCGTATATTacttgaggaaaaaaaaaagtattaagtTGAAGGGGACTCACAAGTTGAGCAGTCGGAGAAGCAGTCACAGAGTCCTGAGGACCAAGGTCCCTCTG contains:
- the LOC102620402 gene encoding protein PLANT CADMIUM RESISTANCE 2-like — encoded protein: MSSSNYPNQEFDPKATEGPWSSGLCDCFSDCSTCCLTYWCPWITFGRIAEIVDQGSSSCGVNCALYFIIAWLTGCSCLLSCGYRSKMRHQYMLKDSPCGDCLVHVFCELCALCQEYRELKSRGFDMSLGWQGNLEKQNKGLAMASTAPVVEGGMTR